Within the Apium graveolens cultivar Ventura unplaced genomic scaffold, ASM990537v1 ctg558, whole genome shotgun sequence genome, the region TGATCAGTTTACAAACTAACCTTGCACCACTAAGAATCTTTGTACCAACACTTGTATTTATAATTCTTGATCCCCATCCAGTACAACCTTGAGGAAAGTTCATGTAAACTTCTTCCATAAGATCTCCATGGAGAAAAGCATTTGTCACATCCATCTGCAGAGTATGCCAATTTTGTATAGCTGTTACAGCCAGTAATTTCCTCACAATTTCCATTTTTGCAACAGGAGCAAACGTCTCCCCATAATCAATTCCATACTGCTGATTGCAGCGAAGAATAACCAATCTGCTTTTAAATCTATCAATTGCACCATTGGCCTTAAAGTTTATTTTATACAACCATTTGGAATTGATGGCATGTTTACCAGGAGGCAACTCTGTGATTTTCCAAGTGCCATTGTTTTCAAGAGCTTCTAGCTCAACATTCATAGCCTCAATCCAATGCCGATGTTGAACTGCTTGCTTGAAATTTACTGGATCAGCCTGTGTAGTAACTGAGGTGAGAAAACAAGCAAAATTTGATTCAATAGGTTGATCAATCACTGCTGACGCACTTTGCATTGGTGATTCATCCAAGTTTGACACATAAGAATCCATTCATACTGGTTGTTTTCTAACCCTTGAAGATCTCCAAGATGTGACATCAGGAGTATGGTTCTCCTATGAATCTGTATCTGCATCACCTTGACTTTGTGAATTATCTTGATTATGTGTGGGCTCTTGGTTAAAATTAAGGAAGTCATCATATGACACCACTGGTTGAGTAGAAGGCATTGTGACAGTTAAAGGCTGCAAATATGTATCACTGCCAGAAGTTTTGTTGAATGGAAAAATATCTTCTTTAAAACTCACATCTCTGGATATGAACACAGTCTTGGTCAATATGTTGAGAAGCCTGAAGCCTTTCTGAGTTGACGGATATCCCAAAAATATACAAGGCACTCCTCTGGCTTCAAAATTGTCTATATGTACTCCAGGGTTTGCAGCAAATGCCAGATAACCAAATGACTTTAAATCCTCATATGGTGGCTTTTTATGATAAAGCACTTCATATGGAGATTTGTTGTTCAACACAGAGGAAGGAAACATATTCATAATATGAACAGAGGTTAAAACACAGTCACCCCAATACTCTATACCTAAACTAGATTGAAATTTCAATGCTATGGCCATTTCAAGTATATATCTATGCCTCCTCTCTATCCTTGCATTCTGCTGTGGTTTATAAGGAATTGAAGTTTGATGCACAATACCTTTCTCAGCATAGAATTGACAACAATGTGAATCATTAAACTCCAGAGCATTATCAGTTCTCAAAGTATGAATACTCAGACTAAAATGTTTCTCAGGATAAGCATAAAAAGCCTTAAAGCTGACCAGAAAATCAGAATTGTTTTGCTAAAGATATACCCATACCATTCTTGAACAATCATCTACCAGAGTCAAAAAATAACTATATTTAACTCTAGTTTTGACTCTATATGGTCCCCAAATGTCAGCATGTATCAACTGAAATGGTACTTTTGCATGAGACTCACTTAATGCAAATGGCTTCTTTGTAAACCTAGCCATTGGACAAGTTACACAAACATGAGAATGTACTGTTGATACCTGTTTCTGAATACAAGGAATAGACATGATTTTAACTTGAGGAGCATGACCAAGCCTGTTATGCCATACTGCATAGTCTTTAACTTTTGACATATTTGACTGTGAATGATTACATTCCTTATTATTTTCAGACAAATAGTACAATCCATTCTTCAGTTGTCCTATGCCTTTCACCTTTTTTGTGACGAATGCACAATTAGACACTTCTTTGGATAAAACATGACTTGACAGCTATTATCTTAAGCCAGCTTATGTATAGATAAAAGATTATGATTAAATGCTGGAACACACAACACTCCTTTCAGCTTCAAACCATTGTCCATATGAATATCCCCAATGTGAGATATAACAACAGTATCTCTTGTAGGCAGTTTAATAGTATAGGGAGAAGGTGCCACTTTCATATTGGACAATAAATCAAGCGTAGCTGTCATATGATCTGTGGCTCCAGAATCCATTATCCAGTTTTCTGAAACTTCTGTATGAATTTTTTCCATTCCAGAGAAAGGACTATGTACTTCTTCTTCATCCCTTTTTACTGGCAACATTCTCGGCAATTGTTCCAGTTGTTTACTGGTTATCATAACATTCTCATCAGCCACATTCTCATCATCTTAAACAAATGAAGAGTTTTCCACCCTTCGGTTGTTACTTCTCCCTGATTGCCATCTACCAGCAACATTTCCAATCTTTGATGTAAAATTCTTCCTGTATGTGTTGTGCCATTTTGGATAACCAATAATGGTCCAACAATTGTCTTTACTATGTCCTCTACCTCCACACTCTATACACCTTTCTGAACTACCGGATCCATTACTGTTTCCATGATTACCTCATTTGCTATACATTACAGCTATTTCACTACTCTGACCCACAGTCATTTTTAATGTTTCTCTCTGTGTCTCTTCTTGTTGAATCACAGAACAAGCCATTTCCACACTTGGAAATGGATCCATCATTAACAATTGACTCCTAGGAGCCCCATACTCATCATCTAAACCATTCAAAAACTGAAACAACTTTGCTTCTTATTTCCGTACATCTAAAGTCTTCATTAGTACTCTAATTTCATCTGTTAGAGTGGTAATTACAGGCAAGGCATTCATATCTTCCAATTCTGACCAGATGATACTCATAGCAGTATAATATTCAAGAAGTGATACTCcattttgtttcagattaaacAAATCTCTACACAGTTTATACTTCCTAGATCCATTCACAACTTGAAATCGTTTTTCCAGTATTTTCCACGCATCACTAGCATTATTAACAAACAATATCGAGTTCTTAATAGAATCTGAGACATTATTATGAATCCAAGCAATTACCATGTTATTACACGTATCTCATTGAATGCCATCAGTTCCACCTGTAGAACTTCGCATCTCGCTTCCAGTAACGAACCCTAGATTTCGCTTTGATGACAATTGAATTTCCATGGATCTTTTCCAGGTTCTGTAATCACTTGCTCCTTGCAATTTAATCACATTGATAGATGTAGGTCCATTACTCGGATGCACAAATAACGGATTTTGCATATCCACAAATGAAAATCTACTACTTGACGCCATTGTTACGCTTTTCAAGCTCAAAATCAATAGATTGTTGACGAAAACTTTAACTTCTTCAAGATCTAATGTATGTACGAACTAAATCAGCTCTAATTGAACAACaacagctctgataccatgaaGAAATACATAGCCATTGTTTACATTCAAGCTAATTAACAAATCACAAACATTATCTCTCAAGAATGCATCTATCAACCTTAGTTTATTACATTACAATGATGATAACCATATAGAATCCAACTAACAGAAATGTAACGAACTCTCTATAAAAGACTATTTTATACTTGGCACTATATGTATAATTACACTAATAACCCCTTGACTTCATCTGTTGACTTCAATCTGTTGACTTCTGTATCATTCCTATTATTGAATTTGGTTGATTTATCACTGTGTTCAAAAAGCTTTATACGGGATGCTTGAGCTGCATATAACACTGTTACTTTAGGTCTTTTAGTTGAGTTTTTTTATTAGTACTGGATATCCATTAGCAACTACATACCAACTTGTTATTTATTTCCGCGTTACACATCGGGCTCGGGGCATGGGTAACATAGAGAATTAGAGATGCGACCTATGTATAAATTCAGAATTCCAAGAACTATACATTGATCACTTAAATTAGCGACCCTCTGACTAGAAATCGAAACACAAGCTGAGGTGAGTGGGAGTACTAATTTTGGTTTACATTAAGAATAATTTACATTATTTTAATCCATGTGAGCCAGGACTTTCTGACTGTTTGCTAATTTCGTTTTGAGATGATTACAGTATTTTAAGTTATTTGATTTCAAAAAATTTAGGCATCCTACCTATTTACTTAATGTGCCAATATTTTACATAGTACTTGTCAGGTCACAGATTGTACAAAAGTTATCTATCATATGCGGTGTTAGCTAGTTAGATAAGAAAGGTTTAGCAAGTCCAGTGCAATGCTAAAGTTGATCCCATTTTAATAATTTGTAACCAAATGTCGAGAAGCTCAACACCAAAGGGTTTCATATTTAGATGCAAATATAATCAGATGTGTACTTGGTTCAAAATTTAAAAACCAAAGATGTATATATGCATCTAACCACATCATCAAATAACCATATATTGAATTCATATTGGCATGCTTTAATCAAATTccagagagagagggggggggcGAGGGCGAGCGGGAGAGGGAGTGAGGGGGGAGAGAGGGGGAGGGGGCGGATTATTTATGAAATCATTTAGTTGCAAATTGCAACTAGCATTAGAGTTGAAGTTATATATT harbors:
- the LOC141702721 gene encoding uncharacterized protein LOC141702721 encodes the protein MVIAWIHNNVSDSIKNSILFVNNASDAWKILEKRFQVVNGSRKYKLCRDLFNLKQNGVSLLEYYTAMSIIWSELEDMNALPFLNGLDDEYGAPRSQLLMMDPFPSVEMACSVIQQEETQRETLKMTVGQSSEIAVMYSK